The Euphorbia lathyris chromosome 3, ddEupLath1.1, whole genome shotgun sequence genome contains a region encoding:
- the LOC136224192 gene encoding uncharacterized protein translates to MMAVRMGRETYSMFFDFSNYTIWMMNLQDEYCISLKLIATLSSSITTSTSDSNTTIATATATAIATREIGALYAMNEVDIFPDDPKSAEFIKQLEQVNQTVTRCLTPSYSYFGVLGRDVPQTSR, encoded by the exons atgaTGGCGGTGAGAATGGGACGGGAGACGTATAGTATGTTCTTCGACTTCTCCAATTACACAATTTGGATGATGAACTTACAAGACGAATACTGTATTTCACTAAAGCTAATTGCAACTCTGTCATCATCGATCACAACCAGCACCTCTGATTCAAACACCACCATCGCCACTGCCACTGCCACTGCCATTGCCACCAG GGAAATTGGGGCATTATATGCAATGAACGAAGTTGACATATTTCCAGATGATCCAAAATCTGCAGAGTTTATAAAGCAATTAGAACAG GTAAACCAGACGGTGACAAGGTGTCTGACACCAAGTTATTCTTACTTTGGTGTCTTAGGAAGGGACGTGCCCCAAACCTCCCGTTAA